GGGGCGGCCGGCGACCCAGATCGCGAGGACCCGGGAGCGGGTGTCGAGGGTCTCGTAGGCCAGCCAGTCGGTGGGGCCGTGGGCGTCGAGCACCGTGCGGTACGCCGTCAGGTCGGCGTGGCCGGTCTTGCGGGCCTTCGCGTCGGCCTTGGCCCGGGCGCGTTGCTCGGACATCAACGCCCGGAACCCGTCGGCGTCGACCTGGAGGCCCTGCTCGTCGGCGATCTCCAGGGTGAGGTCGATGGGGAAGCCGTAGGTGTCGTGCAGTTGGAACGCCTTGTCGGCCGGCAGCGCGGAGCGTCCGGCCCGCTTGGTCTCCGCGATGGCCGTGTCCAGGATGGTGGTCCCGGCGCGCAGGGTGCCGAGGAAGGTCTCCTCCTCGGCGTAGGCGACGGTGGCGATCCGGTCGAACCCGTCGGTGAGTTCCGGGTAGGAGGGGGCCATGCAGTCCCGGGCGACGGGCAGCAGTTCGGGCAGCGCCCGGTCCTGCCAGCCGAGCAGGCGCATGGCGCGGACGGCCCGCCGCATGATTCGGCGCAGGACGTATCCTCGGCCCTCGTTGCCGGGGGTGACCCCGTCGCCGATCAGCATCAATGCGGTGCGGACGTGGTCGGCGACGACCCGTAGGCGTACGTCGTCGGGGTGGGACTGGCTGGCGGCCGGCCCCGAGTGGGTCCCGTACCGGCGGCCGGTCAGCTCGGCGGCCCGGGTCAGGATGGGTCGTACCTCGTCGATCTCGTACAGGTTGTCGACCCCCTGCAGGATCGAGGCCATCCGTTCCAGCCCCATGCCGGTGTCGATGTTCTTGCGGGGCAGCTCGCCGACGATGCGGAAGTCCTCCTTCGAGGCCACGTCGGCGATCTCGTACTGCATGAACACGAGGTTCCAGAACTCCAGGTACCGGTCCTCGTCGACCTCCGGGCCGCCCTCGGCGCCGTAGGCGGGGCCCCGGTCGTAGTACAGCTCGGAGCAGGGGCCGGCGGGGCCGGGGATGCCCATGGACCAGAAGTTGTCCTTCTTCCCCCGCCGCATGATCCGCTCCGCCGGCACCCCGGTGGCGATCCACAGGTCGTACGCCTCGTCGTCGTCGAGGTAGACCGTCGCCCAGATCCGCTGCGGGTCCAGCCCGAAGCCGCCCCGCTCGACCGGGGTGGTCGACAGCTCCCAGGCCAGGGGAATCGCGCCGGCCTTGAAGTAGTCGCCGAAGGAGAAGTTGCCGTTCATCTGGAAGAAGGTGCCGTGCCGGGAGGTCTTGCCGACCTCGTCGATGTCCGGGGTACGGATGCACTTCTGCACCGAGGTGGCCCGCGGGTAGGGCGCCGCCCGCTGGCCGAGGAAGTACGGCACGAACTGCACCATGCCGGCGTTGATGAAGAGCAGGTTCGGGTCCGAGATCGCCGGGAGGGGCGCCGAGGGCACCGCCGTGTGCCCGTTCGCCTCGAAGTGCGCCAGGAACCGCCGTTTGATCTCCGCCGTCCGCACCCACGCCCCCCTTGTTGCCACAACTTCGCAACTACATCCTATGGGCAGCAGGGTGTGGTTGTTTTGGGGCCCCGAAGCCGAATTGCCCCGCTCAGCGGCCTGGTC
Above is a window of Micromonospora yangpuensis DNA encoding:
- the alaS gene encoding alanine--tRNA ligase, whose product is MRTAEIKRRFLAHFEANGHTAVPSAPLPAISDPNLLFINAGMVQFVPYFLGQRAAPYPRATSVQKCIRTPDIDEVGKTSRHGTFFQMNGNFSFGDYFKAGAIPLAWELSTTPVERGGFGLDPQRIWATVYLDDDEAYDLWIATGVPAERIMRRGKKDNFWSMGIPGPAGPCSELYYDRGPAYGAEGGPEVDEDRYLEFWNLVFMQYEIADVASKEDFRIVGELPRKNIDTGMGLERMASILQGVDNLYEIDEVRPILTRAAELTGRRYGTHSGPAASQSHPDDVRLRVVADHVRTALMLIGDGVTPGNEGRGYVLRRIMRRAVRAMRLLGWQDRALPELLPVARDCMAPSYPELTDGFDRIATVAYAEEETFLGTLRAGTTILDTAIAETKRAGRSALPADKAFQLHDTYGFPIDLTLEIADEQGLQVDADGFRALMSEQRARAKADAKARKTGHADLTAYRTVLDAHGPTDWLAYETLDTRSRVLAIWVAGRPVDTATTGDIVTVALDRTPFYAESGGQHADAGTLTGPNLRAEVVDVQRPVRGLVAHTVRVLDGGLTVGDDLHAAVDPEWRTGARQAHSGTHVVHAALRQVLGPTALQSGSYNRPGYLRLDFAWRGGLTEATRSEIEEVANLAIRRDLPVGVRYVSLEQARAEGALALFGETYDETVRVVEIGGEWSRELCGGTHVAHAAQIGSLALTGESSVGAGQRRVEAVTGIEAFRYLARERDLVQQLAAQLKARPEELPDRVSALLARMKQLERDGDDLRGRLVDLDADTHASNAVDIHGVAYVGVTTTVDARRLAERIRDRLGRRPGVVAVVAGTSIVVTLTPAGTERGLAANTLIKELLAGKGGGNTASAQGKAGGNPTDLLDRLRNLIRPT